A window of Streptomyces broussonetiae genomic DNA:
GTGAGCGCGAAGACCAGGTGGTCGCGCCAGGCCCCGTCGATGTGCAGATAGCGTGGCCGCAGCCCCTCCTCGCGGAATCCGAGTTTCTCCACGACCCGGCGGCTGGGCCGGTTCTCGGGGCGAATGCAGACCTCGACACGGTGCAGCCCGACGGCGCGGAAGCAGTGGTCCACGGCGAGCGCGACGGCCGTGGGCATCACACCGCGCCCGGCCACCGCCTCGTCCACCCAGTACCCGACGTGCCCCGAGCACATCGACCCCCAGGTGATCCCGGCGACCGTCAACTGCCCGGCGAGCTGCCCCTGGTACTCGATGACGAACGGCAGCATCCGACCCGCGTTGGCCTCGGAACGCAGGTGCCGGACCATCTGGCGGTAGGTCGGCCGGTGCACGATCGGTCCGCTCGGTGTGGGCGGCGGGATGGTCGCCTCCCAGGGGCGCAGCCAGTCCCGGTTGCGCCGGTTCACCTCGCGCCAGGCCCGCTGGTCGCGCAGCTTTATCGGTCGGAGGACGACATCGCCGTCCGCCAGCACGACGGGCCAGGAAAGGCTGTTCAGCTCGCACCCCCGCTGCTGGATCTGGGGTGGTCGCCGCCGCGGATCTGGTCGACGGCGTGGATCAGCAGGGGCTCCAGTACGGCGAGGCCGTCCTTCACCCCGCCCGTGGAGCCGGGCAGATTGACGATCAGGGTCCGCCCCGCCACCCCGGCCAGGCCCCGGGACAGCGCGGCGGTCGGAACCTTCTCCCGGCCGAACGCGCGGATGGCCTCCGCGATGCCCGGCACCTCGATGTCGATCACCGCGCGGGTCGCCTCGGGCGTGCGGTCGGTGGGCGAGATGCCGGTGCCGCCGGTGGTGACGATGGCGTCGTACCCGGCCTCCACGCCCGCGCGCAGGGCCTCCTGGACCGGATCCCCGTCCGGGACCACCCGGGGGCCGTCCACGTGGAACCCGAAGCCCTTGAGGCCGTCGGCGACCAGGGGGCCGCCCCTGTCCTCGTAGACACCGGCCGCGGCCCTGTTGGAGGCGGTGACCACCAGAGCGCGGTAGGTCATGCCCGGCTCCAGTCGCCCGACTTGCCGCCCGTCTTCTCTTCCACCCGTACGTCCGTGATGACCGCTCCCTTGTCGACCGCCTTCACCATGTCGATCACGGTGAGTGCGGCGACCGTCACGGCGGTGAGGGCCTCCATCTCGACGCCCGTGCGGTCCGTCGTCTTCACGACGGCCTGGATCTCCACGGCGTCGTCCGCAACCGACAGATCCAGTTTCACACCGGACACCGACAACGGGTGACACAGCGGGATGAGGTCCGGGGTGCGCTTGGCGCCCATGATGCCCGCGATCCGCGCGGTGGCGAGGGCGTCCCCCTTGGGTACCCCCTCGCCGCGCAACAGCCCGACCACGCGGGGTGAGACAAGGACACGGCCGCTGGCGCGGGCGGTGCGCGCGGTCACGT
This region includes:
- a CDS encoding GNAT family N-acetyltransferase, giving the protein MLADGDVVLRPIKLRDQRAWREVNRRNRDWLRPWEATIPPPTPSGPIVHRPTYRQMVRHLRSEANAGRMLPFVIEYQGQLAGQLTVAGITWGSMCSGHVGYWVDEAVAGRGVMPTAVALAVDHCFRAVGLHRVEVCIRPENRPSRRVVEKLGFREEGLRPRYLHIDGAWRDHLVFALTAEEVPDGLLARWKRARSQRESRAERPADEGGAAGASRTPGVAEPSRNPQNTPGNPA
- a CDS encoding MogA/MoaB family molybdenum cofactor biosynthesis protein, encoding MTYRALVVTASNRAAAGVYEDRGGPLVADGLKGFGFHVDGPRVVPDGDPVQEALRAGVEAGYDAIVTTGGTGISPTDRTPEATRAVIDIEVPGIAEAIRAFGREKVPTAALSRGLAGVAGRTLIVNLPGSTGGVKDGLAVLEPLLIHAVDQIRGGDHPRSSSGGAS
- the moaC gene encoding cyclic pyranopterin monophosphate synthase MoaC; translated protein: MSTQDGLTHIDEAGAARMVDVSGKDVTARTARASGRVLVSPRVVGLLRGEGVPKGDALATARIAGIMGAKRTPDLIPLCHPLSVSGVKLDLSVADDAVEIQAVVKTTDRTGVEMEALTAVTVAALTVIDMVKAVDKGAVITDVRVEEKTGGKSGDWSRA